A window of Diadema setosum chromosome 2, eeDiaSeto1, whole genome shotgun sequence contains these coding sequences:
- the LOC140246134 gene encoding uncharacterized protein encodes MASTPVLQPAMSDSLQEEAPVTSTLVLQTATSDTLQKDAPMASTPVLQTATSDTLKTALPTPLQQLACHGMQGDCQQKRCMHNNCNEEIFAACVLCYSLLCFKHFMEDDTCEDHIELLNDPSLVQIIEEIQLEVELTNKGDEDHMDTSPTAAASDEAEVDSSRTSADDGNNTIPQDTPGSHDDVGETMCDSADCISSKRPRKRNATPANWQRNIKKRLRNTGEAYKSTSGKEIPPRVPGPSCSSCKFRCSNLFSTEDREEMCRSYWKTGDYNRQRDFIRKHVENVKERKSNKMGKQTKSAVRRKVKYFLPCGSNTHQVCREFFLSTLAIGEKLVRYTCARTTGSAFSKADGRGKRTPYNKTSDEMLDGVRAHIESFPRIESHYCRKSSKRQYLSPLLSVGKMFDLYKADNPSHVSLHVCRAVFNTEYNLGFHTPKKDSCKQCESFKNKTSSEKDEDCVKEHMQHLENKDMCRKVKMESKEQAQKDASYNSYSFDLQQVLSTPSGTASTLFYKRKLSSYNLTVHDQASGDATCYVWHEYEGKRGGAEIGSCLLKTMQNLPADVSQVSLFSDGCGGQNRNRLMSTALVYAVLTLPNLVSIEHTYLECGHTQMECDMVHSCIEHMKKGTTITHPDEWLGLIAGARRKHPFSVVHLGHKDFLDMAALSGLWFRSSMKDDNGLPVKWMKIRQFRYEKSSTNSVKFRYDFQEDFREMRLAGSRRRLNEMQLQRLYHSQQCISSAKKNDLVELCNSFVIPSVYHPFYKNLPSEVMADETPNEE; translated from the exons ATGGCTTCTACTCCTGTGCTCCAGCCAGCTATGAGTGACAGCCTCCAGGAGGAAGCTCCAGTCACTTCAACTCTTGTGCTCCAGACAGCTACAAGTGACACTTTGCAGAAGGATGCTCCTATGGCTTCCACTCCTGTGCTCCAGACAGCTACTAGTGACACCCTTAAGACTGCGCTTCCCACTCCTCTTCAGCAGCTTGCATGTCATG GAATGCAAGGGGATTGCCAGCAGAAACGCTGCATGCACAATAATTGCAATGAAGAGATCTTTGCTGCCTGTGTGCTGTGCTATTCCCTTCTTTGTTTCAAACACTTCATGGAGGATGACACCTGTGAGGATCATATCGAGCTGTTG AATGACCCCAGTCTGGTTCAGATCATTGAAGAGATACAGTTAGAGGTAGAGCTGACAAACAAAGGAGATGAAGATCACATGGATACTAGTCCTACAGCCGCTGCAAGTGATGAGGCAGAGGTTGATTCTTCTCGTACATCTGCTGACGATGGCAACAACACCATTCCTCAAGATACTCCAGGCAGTCATGATGACGTGGGGGAAACTATGTGTGATAGTGCTGATTGTATTTCCTCAAAA AGACCAAGGAAAAGAAATGCGACACCAGCTAACTGGCAGAGGAACATCAAGAAAAGGCTGAGGAACACTGGAGAAGCATATAAATCCACCAGTGGTAAAGAAATCCCACCACGAGTCCCTGGACCATCATGTAGCTCCTGTAAGTTCAGGTGTAGCAATCTGTTTTCAACAGAAGACAGAGAGGAGATGTGCAGGTCATATTGGAAAACAGGAGATTACAATCGACAAAGGGATTTCATAAGAAAACATGTAGAGAATGTGaaggaaagaaaatcaaacaaaatgggTAAGCAAACAAAATCTGCTGTTCGCCGTAAGGTGAAGTATTTTCTCCCATGTGGAAGTAACACCCACCAAGTTTGTAGAGAATTTTTCTTGAGTACTCTTGCTATTGGGGAGAAGCTTGTTAGGTATACTTGTGCTAGGACTACTGGTAGTGCCTTTTCCAAGGCTGATGGAAGAGGAAAACGAACACCCTACAACAAGACATCTGATGAAATGTTGGATGGTGTCAGGGCTCACATAGAAAGTTTTCCAAGAATTGAATCCCACTACTGTCGAAAGTCTTCCAAAAGACAGTATCTGTCCCCTCTCCTGAGTGTTGGCAAGATGTTTGACCTGTACAAGGCAGATAACCCTAGTCATGTTTCTCTTCATGTCTGCAGAGCTGTCTTTAATACTGAGTATAATCTTGGATTTCATACACCAAAGAAAGACTCGTGTAAGCAATGTGAaagtttcaaaaacaaaaccagtTCAGAGAAAGATGAGGACTGTGTGAAGGAACACATGCAACACCTTGAAAATAAAGACATGTGTCGAAAAGTGAAGATGGAGAGTAAAGAACAAGCACAGAAAGATGCCTCTTATAATTCATACAGCTTTGACTTGCAGCAAGTCTTGTCTACTCCTTCAGGCACAGCTAGCACTCTGTTTTACAAGAGGAAGCTGTCTTCATATAATTTGACTGTCCATGATCAGGCTTCTGGTGATGCCACATGCTACGTATGGCACGAGTACGAAGGTAAGAGAGGAGGTGCTGAGATTGGCTCCTGTCTTCTGAAAACAATGCAAAATCTTCCAGCGGATGTTTCACAGGTTTCTTTATTTTCAGATGGTTGTGGTGGCCAAAACCGCAATAGGTTAATGTCAACAGCACTGGTGTATGCAGTTCTTACTCTACCTAATCTTGTATCCATTGAACACACATACCTGGAGTGTGGTCATACACAGATGGAATGTGACATGGTGCATTCTTGTATTGAACATATGAAGAAGGGCACCACCATTACCCACCCAGATGAATGGCTTGGCCTGATTGCAGGTGCCAGACGCAAGCATCCTTTCAGTGTCGTGCATCTTGGTCATAAGGATTTCCTTGACATGGCTGCACTTTCTGGTCTGTGGTTCAGGTCGAGTATGAAGGATGACAATGGTCTGCCCGTAAAGTGGATGAAAATCCGTCAGTTCCGTTATGAGAAATCTTCAACGAACAGTGTGAAATTCAGGTATGATTTCCAGGAGGACTTCAGGGAGATGCGTTTGGCAGGGTCTCGCCGTCGACTCAATGAAATGCAACTGCAGAGGTTGTATCACTCACAGCAGTGTATCTCTTCTGCAAAGAAGAATGATCTCGTTGAACTTTGCAACAGCTTTGTCATTCCCAGCGTCTACCATCCTTTCTATAAGAACTTACCATCAGAAGTGATGGCAGATGAGACACCTAATGAAGAATGA